The following is a genomic window from Geobacillus subterraneus.
CATCCGCTGTTCAGCCTTTGCTTTTCACTCGCGGTGTATTTGGCGATCGGCCCGTTTTTCGGCATCCCGCGCGCGGCTAGCGTCGCCTATGAAATCGGAGCGAAGCCGTTTTTCCCTGAGAGCGGATCTTTGGTGATGTGGCTGTTTACCGGCCTCTTTTTTCGCCCTTGTGTACTGGCTCAGCTTAAACCCGTCGAAGCTTGTGGATCGAATCGGTCAGCTGTTGACGCCGGTGTTGCTTTCGATTGCCGTGCTTTGCCTTGCCGGTTTAATCCGGCTTGACGACCCGCAGGCGATGCCGGCTGAGAAGTACGCCTCGGCGCCGTTTGTGAAAGGGATGCTCGAAGGGTATTTAACGATGGATACGATCGCGGCCCTTGC
Proteins encoded in this region:
- a CDS encoding branched-chain amino acid transport system II carrier protein, with protein sequence MIFPPYLGMEAGTAVWPAVLGFIVTGVGAAAVVSRGGGVRKDGIRSLGNAVHPLFSLCFSLAVYLAIGPFFGIPRAASVAYEIGAKPFFPESGSLVMWLFTGLFFRPCVLAQLKPVEACGSNRSAVDAGVAFDCRALPCRFNPA